The Setaria viridis chromosome 2, Setaria_viridis_v4.0, whole genome shotgun sequence DNA window AACCTAGTCCGTCCCCTTATCCTGCTTCTATGTCTCTCTTTCTCTCTATACTAACTGCTGTCATGCTGTGCTGGGGGTAATGAGATGCACACAAAGTAAGGTTAGTTGCTACAAGTACAGCGTCCTAATAAGCTAGAACAGTAACTTCCACTGATCCATTTTTTCAGTGGGTCAGGGGATAGTTAGGCTCAGGATTAGACCGCTATCTAAACCAGTGGCTGCTGCAGTCACGGAGTCACCAAAAGAGGAACTCATATATCCAAATTAACCCAGATGTTATTGTTATGTGAATCTTGAATCTGTAAGAAGCTTGGGGCTATGATTCACTTTAACTAGTTGTTGCAGAGCCAAGAACCGAGCAGAACAGAGCATGTTCCAAGACCAAGAACTTGCATGAGGGAGACTGCAAGATCTTGATCTGAAACCAGGCCGAGAATCTAGTAATAGCTTGCTCATCATGCTATCCGTGATCCAAGAAAAAGCTGTATGCTTTTGACGATCCATGCACCTCAAGCTCTAgctttttttgttaaaaaaagaattaagcTCATTTAATTTAGTTACTACGAACTGAAAGCGGACGGTGCTTTTGAGCAATTCATGCCGTCCGTATTGCAAAATTGCAGCCATGTGCTGCGAACAATATCGAGACTCGAGAGGTTTCCGGCAGGACCGGGGTTTACCGGCTGCATTGCTGGCAGAAGCGCTggcggaggccggcgatgaGCACGACGAGGGCCTTGGAGTGCGGCTCGCACACCTTGTGCCTCCGGTAGTACCGCCTCGCATCGTGCAGGTCGGCGGCGCACCGCTCCACCTGGCAGCTcgggccgccgctcgccgcgacCGTCCTCGTCGCCACCGGGGGCGAGGAGCTGGAGGCGCCGCCCACGGCAGCCAGCATCGCGGGCttcttgtcctcctcctcccgtttcgGCGACAGAGCCCCGTTGGCCTGGCCGTGGCCGGAGCTCGACtgcccggccgcggcggcagcggcgagcgcggccatggacgccgccgccgggctcgaGGAGCTCTTGCGGTCCAtggaggcgccggcgagggACGAGGCGATCGAGGAGCCGTCCGAGAGCTGGCGAGGTGGAGCTCGGGAGCTGCGCTTGCTAGCTTGCTTTGCTCTCATGAGTGGAAGGCGATGACGAGGGGCGGGCGGGGGAGCTTGGAAGGGATATAAAGGCGGGTACCGTGTGTGTGGAGGCAGGGCACACATGTGGGCCCCCGCACGGTCGCACCATAGTGGGTTCGTGTACCTGCACTGCATGTACGTTCATACGCTTGTGCATGTACATGCCTTGGCAGAGTGCGAATGCGTATGTCAATACAAGGACATTCTTGCTCGAGTCTCTGTCAAAGAAACAAAGGTCAGGTTGACATGGCGATAATTACGGTGGATCTAGAGATTTAGGGGGACATCTATCCAATGTAGAGCTAGAAGCCTTATTTGAAAGTTCTCGAATGAAAATCCAAAGGAGATACGAAGTGTAAGCCTGTAGCTGGCCCTTATAAATAACTTTAAACGTGTGCAGAGAAGTTTGTTTTCAACTAATTTATTTGTCCTTAAttttatatatttaagaatAGAGGGATAGTTACTTACACATACACAGACCTGATATGTTGGGCCTACTTGTTGTAGTTGCTATTCAATAGTTCTTGTTTGGTTAGTCGATGCATTTTAGACTAACTAGTACATCAATCCGTGCTTTGCACGAACTTGTATTTTTAAGAGATGTAAGCATTAGAAATTTATTGAATAATTAGGACTGATACCTAATAAGGAAAATTGATTTATGCACTCTATCTCTTATTTCTTAAATATTGTAACACAATAATCATGACTTACCTTTACTCTGGGATGTGATAGATTATAGTTAGTAATTGCTccttacattttttttatccACGTGCATAGTTTTTTTCACTTTGTGTCGCACCTCAATATGGTATTTTGTATGCAATATTTTAAGTTACTTTTTATAATGGAAtatgtggataatttagatgaacattaggggttactttagctTATTTTTCCAACTGACAGATGTGGATAATTTGGATATTGATTTAGGAGGTAACTTtaactattttcataatggcaaagctgggtattttttttaaaaaaatattatagatcCAATAGTCGTGAGAATTTTtataatttatctttttttctaatATGTTTTGTGAGGATTAACCTGAAGGTTTCAAAAgaaacctccaattagtaatagtaagattgcgTAAGAATCTTTCTCTCAAAAAgatatatatatgcatggcATTTACTATGGGCCAAGGTAACACTAGACCTGATGATGTGTCGGAGCAATTTAGAGCCCACGAGGCCAATTTTAATGGGAGGTTTCAtatttatatatctagaaaatatCAGCGTATGCATATATGCATTTGGTTGGtggttgaaagttgaaacaatgTATTGTAATGTATTGCTTTATTTCTGTTGTTTCATACAGAACATATGTAAGAGGTAAAaagtgtttcttttttttgttgttttccatTATTTTTCTGCCGCATTATTACAAATGCTTCCATGGCAAAGAGTAGCCTAGCTATGACAGATGGTTTCATCAATATTATAAGCAAGCGTTCGGTTCTCTCAAAATATAAATTTGCTATATATTGTTTGATTCATTCTCCACCATTTCATGAACGAGCAAGCCAACAATGACAAGATTACCTAGTATCTCTGGCCCACCTTTCAACTTGCCAGGTTCTTGAATTGAAGCAGCTTTTCTAATCAGGCAGGTCTCTCAAGCATAACCTTTAGGCTCTTGGTTTTGTCGTCGAAGTACACTAAAACAAACTAGAGAGCTAGCAGCTAGGAGCCTATAGGACAGTGCACCACTACAGTTGCTTCGCATCTCGTCATGTTCCCTTCACCCTCGTATGGCCAGTCCACTCCGGCGTCGATCGCGTAGGAATCCGAGTGTCCCACTGACCACGGTCCCGTCGCCTAGGAAGGCACGTACATGCGCGCAACATTCCAGCGAGCGGTCCTCCGTCGTCGGGCGGACGGAGATGGTGGGATGAGACGATCGATCCCCAATCATCTGGCGGAAAGCAGAACACCCGCGCGTCCCGTGCGAGGCCGGGCGGCACTCGGAGCATGGGCGGCGAGCGAGCGATCGCGAGGGTCGGGCCAGGGCCGATGGCCGCACCGTCATCTATGGCTGACTCGTACGGGACTGAAACGACGACGCGTCGTACGTTCCCGGTGACTGGCTCGGTTCGGCTCCATCGTACCGCGAGGGCCCGCCATGTTGCTGCCCGGCGACTGGGTGAGTCCGTGCGGGCGGTCTCCGTAACGTGGCCCGTGGGGTTGGCCCCGAGCGATGGAGTCATGGAGTGCAGCAGGGAGGCGACGACGAGGGGCACGGGGACGGAGAGGgacccggccggccggaggaCTCGTCTCCCGCGCGCCGTGCACCGGGTGCCGCGGTTCGGCTGGCAAAATAACCGCGGTAATTTCCGGGGAAATTGACAGGGGTGGTGCACTGGTGCGGCGATTACCGGCGGTGGATATgccttccctttttcttttgaaaagagCAATGTTACTACTGGCCGTCGTTCTCATTGGCCCATACGCTAGTACTATGTGGAATAAAATTGGGAATTATCATGGCTAGAAAGTGTAGAGTGAAAGGTTGGAACCAATTCCAGCCTTTCGGATTGGGACTTGACTGTTTCAACGGGTATCAAAAGGGCAACCAATCATATCCTTCAACATATTTGTAGATGCATATATATGCTACCTACTTTCTCCGATGTTTAATATAATACTTTGACTAACAATTTATCTATAATATATCTTTTTTGCCGTCACCAGGTACAAAATTTCAATATTGGTAATCAAAGCTAAAGAATTCACTTATAACAAATCTAAATAGACTTATATTTGTGATCGGAGAAAGTAGGAGTTAAATAGCTCTTGCATATGACTGACCAAGATAAACATCTTGCAAAATTGAAGCAACTATTTGGTATGACAGACGCAATAGAATCCAATAATACATCAAGACACCTGATGTTGGTCAAGTAGATACGCACGGTGGCACACCACATAAACTAGCATCAGGATGGAAACCACGCGATGAGAAAAAACACACACGCGTACTTGTTATAACGAGGTTCGCTAACACACACCTACCTCCAATATCTACATAATACCATAGATTGCATCATACAACATAAATCTTATCCATAGTAGCGAAAAATCTGCTAAAAAGCATCATACAATGGCTAATCGTGACGGTAAAACACTGGATGTCAAGCGGAGAATAGAGGCGACCTAGCGGTCCGGATGTCCTAGAGCAGGCTAATAACCAGGTGAATAAGGCAAGAACAGGGTTTgatctttaaaaaaaagcacAATTATGACCTAAGAGTGATGCGCACATGACAATATATACAAAGGCTGATACTATGCTACGACATACGAGGAGCTAGCGATGATTAGCTCCTCGAGTAATCATGTCGTGTCTCCTCCAGTTGCATCCtcgttttgttttttctagataAACATATTTTTCTATACATCTACATATAGattatatctaaatacatagtaatatatatatttttagaaaagctaaagTACTTACAGTTTAAAATAGAAGGAGTACTTCACAGTGACGTGAGCCGTCACGGCCTGTTGGCTCTTTGATCTGccgaaccacgggcggtgccgaGCGAGCCGAAGAAACAAGaaacttttttttaacgaaccgaGCAAAGAActaccgattatattaaaaagaaaatgaagtcTGGATTGGGTGAAAAcaacaaaggaaaaaataacACAAACACCAGCATATTGGATTGGGTTGTCAACACATGCCACACCAAGTCATCACACTCAACTCAACTAAACaacacatcggccgattggattgggacatcaacacgcgcCGAACTCAACACATCTCAAGCGGGTTTTACTCCGTCTAACAATGGCAGCAGAATCGAAACCTTACCGCAGCACTCACCAACATCCACACTCATGTAGTCGCTGAAACCTCCAGGTGTGACACAGGGAACCAAAAGAAGCAGACTGCATAGCACTGAGAAGACTACCGCTATGCGGGACCCTCCACCGTAGTGCCATTGCagcaccacactccacctgacggagtgataccaccgaatccAGACCTCTCGCAGGCTTCCTTATagtcgccaccacgataacacaacgcgcgggggcctcgccacgtcCGCCGTTGGACTCTACCTCGCTCTCATTGCCTCGAAGAAACACTACACGTGGGGTCCTCGCCATGCTCACCACAACACTCCAcgtcacggatccgtttcttttatcACCGTAAGAGAGGTaagcaatgttgccccgctccccaagatctccatcgatcagcCAAGCCGCCACCGCAGGTCAACTttgcctcgttgcttcacccgcgcACATAGCCTCCACCGTCGTGTCAGCAAGccagagaagtcgcttgcgGCATCTTTCAACGATGTACCGCACCAGATAGGCAAgccaagctgagcaacccgccgcGATCCGCTGCAAGCTTAGTCGTCCCACGATGTCGTTGCCGCAAGCGCCGTCCTCCGATGCAGTCCCATGCCGCACTGAtcgttgccaagcaacgccagccgccgtggcccgctgcaagcagccaaattcgacaaccatgcgacaacccctAGCTACCACCATAACTGCGATCGCCTACACGTGGGCTTAGCAACACCCGTCCAACTTGCCACGCGGTGGAATTGCCACCACCGGCTGCGGCCGCCCATGACCAATGGACCAGTAATGCCACAAACCGAGTTGGGTCTTTAAAGATGACACCTCCAAGGAGCGCACGACGCCAatgacgccgccgtcgctcgtcaaggatctggacagggttttcacccagagaacccTGTGCAACAGGGTTGTAGATCCAGCATGACACCCCAACGGGGGAAACAACACCCAAGGGCGCTgccatcatctccaccagcaaGACGCCGGCGAGGGCTTTCACTCGGAGCATCCCATCCCCTCGATGCACGCTCACGGCTTGGCACTCCTGGACCACAGCCCAGCAGCCCATCCGGGGCGGCACCGCCACCGCACCTCCACGCACCACGCcgtcgtacctccacctccgctgcgCTCGCCGGCCAGATGCACCACAACTCGACCTCCGCTCCTCGCACGCGGCCACTGCCGTCAGGGATGGCAGTCACACCCATGGGTGCGGGTGCCCACGGGTTTGGCATCCGATGGGTGCAGATGCGGGTGCAAAATTTCACCCATTGATGCCCAAAATCTCTTAAGTCGTTGACCCTAACTTCtgttaaaatattaaattatACTAATATAATGAACTTTTGAGGTTGAATATTTTGTCTAATACATTGTGAGGTGAAAGTGTAGATTACTACCTTGCTGGACTATATTGGTGCAAGATTATTTATATACTATCATATGAAAGTTTCGACATGCTAGCTTTGTTATCGTTGCTATCGTTGCTGGACTATTCTTTTATAAGATGAAACATGAAAGTTTGACCCTAACTTCtattaaaatattaaattatACTAATATAATGAACTTTTGAGGTTGAATATTTTGTATAATACATTATGAGGTGAAAGTGTAGATTACTACCTTACTGAACTATATTGGTGCAAGATTATTTATATACTATCATATGAAAGTTTCGACATGCTAGCTTTGTTATCGTTGCTATGACTATTCTTTTATAAGATGAAACATGAAAGTTCGACTTCATACTTTAGTATGTTGTTCAAATTACATTATGTGTATCAAATTCGTAGGATATTACTTGATATCATATGATATGTTGATATATTTTGAACACTTCTTTAAACAAACCCAGTGGGCACCCAAAACCCGATAGGTGCCCAGTGGGTGTGGGTGTAGGCGCGAAAATCCACCAGTTAGCCATTATGGATGTGGGTGTAGCTAAACGTGGCAGGTTTCGCCATGGGTGGGTTTTGCTCCACCCGCACCCGACCCGACCTATTGCCATCCCTAACCGCCGCACCGCCTCATCACGCGCGTCTCCTCGCACGCGGCTACCGCCATGCCGTCTCTCTGCCGCACGCGCAAGTGCCGCCACGCGGCCTCCTCACGCCGCAGCGAAACGCCCCGCCACTACCGGCGCACGTCCTCGGCACCGCGCCAGCCATCTCGCATTCGCCGTGCCGGCCGCTACCACTTGGCCTCCACGACCCGCGCCGAGCCACCTCACACCCGCCAGCACCAGCCCTCCGCTGGTCCACCTTTGAGGGCACcctgggcgccgccgctgtCACCGCCCCGCGCGGGCTGCCGCCAAGCTGCCGGAGCGCCACCTTCCTTGCCGAGCCCCCCACTCGTGCGGCctatggcctgcgccgccggcagccgcaCCGTGCAGATTTAGCCCTGGGGGCATCGGATCCGGTCTGCCGCCCTGGGGCGCTGCCGCTGTCTCCATGCCCGGCACCGCCGCGTCGTTTACCAGGGGCGGGAGCACCTCAGGTTGACGGGAGAagccccgccaccgccttccTAGTAGACACACGGGCTTCCGATgcgctgctccggcggcggcgaggtgcagAAGAGGCCgtgaggagggtggcggcggaggagggggcgccgCTCAAGTCGCCCACAGAGGAGACGACGCGGGGGCAATAACGCAGAAGAAAGACATGATCACAGAAACAAGAAACTGAGGTCGGCACGCACTGATTGGGCTGATAGACGTGCGGGCAGCAACTGCACCACACCTAGCTAGCCCGCACAGCTTCAGTTCGTGGAGGGCTTCTCGCAGAATCGTGTCATCGCCTCCGTGGCCCGTGGCCGCCCGTGGACCACGCGACGGCTCGGCCACGATCGGGCAGTCGGGCAGGCGCCAATAGGTGGGTGGGTCGGTCTCGGATCCAGCCGGTCTCCGGGGTCTCCGTCTCCAGCCTGACGCCGGGCCCTACCCTCGCCTCGATGGCTCGATCAGTCGATCGCTCTCGCGGTCTCGCCTCgcagcctccttcctcttgGCGAGCCGGGCACGGGCAGCGCGCCACGGCCccacgcgcgcgcgctcgcttgTACGGCGTAGGGACGGGGACGGGCCCGGGCGCGAGGGCGGAGGCAGGAGCTGACTGGCGCTGGGCTGCGCGCGCGTGCACGTGATCCGAGGCGGCTTTATCGGCCACTGGCGCCTGCTGCTGAGTACGACTCGCGAGGACGGGCGGAAAAAGCTGACGCCGAGAGAAAAGCTAGTCTGCTGCCCCTCCTCTCGTTCGTCTCTATCGTTCACAAACCCAGCACAGCAGCAACGCTACTGATTAGTGATTACTGAACACGAATTCCTCTCAGCTCTGATCACTGGTGCTGAAGCCGGCCGGGGAgagcgacgacgatgacgatgggCTAGCACCTAGCAGCGGTGACCGCAGTCGTTCGCACGCGACAGCGCGACACGCAGGCCgtcgggcctgttcgcttcagcttataagccggctgaaaagctgaaacggctgatttgttgtaaaaggaaaacactgtttggtggctgatagaccgactgaataagctgaagcgaacagggttGTCATCGTCGGGCCGATGCCCCCAGTAGGTCAGTACGACCTGCCGCCTCGCGCTCCTCTCTTCCTCTTAGCGTGCAGCCGTGGTCGTGGCGCAGTGCGCGCGGCAAAGACGAGATCAGTGGTGACGCCGTTtgcctccttccctcccctcccctctcagGGGATGCGGAGGGCGCCTCCAAAGTAACAGTAGCCGTTGCTGCAATGTCCCGTCGACATCTTTCCTACAAGATCTGCTGTTCCTTTGCGCCTTTCCTCACGGAACCGAACAAGACATGATAATGATATATGCTCCCCTTTTTCTGGCTCTACCCCCGGCCCAGCAAAGCAAATCTCTGCCAAGTTTTTCACTCTGCTGTAATCAGCGCCATGGCTGACAGCGGTAGCGATCATCACCCAAGTACAGAACAAGCTGGGGCCTGGGGGTGGTGGGCAGGACAAAATGGGAGAAAACGTTTCTACCCCTGGTTAAAGGCTTCAAAGCAGGAGCAGCCAACCTGCTGGGCCTGGGCTGCTGGCAAAGTCACGAGAAGGGAGAGGCCGGCAGGTGTGTGTGCCGTACTAGGAATCTACAGGAGTTGCACATGGGCCCACgtacacaccaccaccaccagcagtgCAGTGCAAGTCAGTGCTgcctcctcccttctctctctttcaTTCATTCAGGTCCCCTACGCGTTGGGCCAGTCACCAGTGGGCCGGGCCTAAGGCTGTAGGTCTGTAGCTCTCCGCACCTCCTCTGCAGTCCTGCCCTCCTGCACTTCTTGCGCCGTTGACACGACGGGGCGAACCGTACGTAGCCCATCGCCGTCGCCACTCATCGATGAACCATACAACAGACCTGACAGTGTTCATGTTTAGTCACAGGCCTCAGAACTACTACGACATATACCAGGAAATGTTTCCTGATAAAACATTCCAATAATTGGGGGGAGCGTGTGAGCCGGTAAGTCCGCTGCCAACAGTTGTTGGCAGCCTCCTCGCTATCAGAGTTCAGGGCTGCCTCTGAAGGACTGTAGCTTTATTGGCAAAGGATTCCCCAATAGAGTGTACTACAAAGATGAACAAGTCCTTGCTACATGGCCTCAGAGATACCTAGCGTTCAACGAGACGGAACAGGCAACTATTCAGTACATGCGTAGTGCAATTTTACAGCAGCGAGAGAGCGTTCGTGCCTGTGCCTGATCATCCCAGACTTCCACGAGCTATCAAATATGCTCGCTGAACGTCTGTCCGTAGGGAAATACTAGTCCTTCGTTCCGACAGAATCCTAGAAAAACAGAGCAGCGCGATATTTTTCACTCTTTTGGGACCTCGGCTCAGCTCATTCGTTCTTCTTCTCGAACTTCGCCCTGTCGGCGCCGCTGTAGGGGGCGACGTGGTATGCGTATTGCTGGATGACGGAGAACACGACCATCTCAAGGATCACCAGCACGTTCTGGATCGCCTCCTGGATATGCTCCACGTCCAGCCAGAAATGGTGGGACTGGATCACGCCTACTTCAGTTAAAACATTGAGCGCAATACCCTGCAACAAGAGTAGACAATGGCTGCCAAGGTGAAAAactggagatcaaaatggtacTGTAACCAGGTTCCCTCCAAATCGAATGCCACCTGATGCACCCACAAGACGGAGTGCACTGGCTATCAAAATGGTACTGTAACCAGGTGGATGTCCTCCAGCTTTATAAAACTACATATTAAGCTTGCCTCGAAAAAGGATGAAATACCTAATATTGACTGGTTTGTTTCAAAAAAGTGTTTCAACTTTAGCTTTCTCTTCAGCAACACCTTTTCTAGAGCCCTTGCTTTCTTTGTCACACACAAAGTAACATgtacttgtgagttgtgactgtTTTATAAGGGAAATTATTGCGTCTGAATATATAAATACAATTGCATGGAAACTAAAACTGCAAATGGAGGTGACAATGGTTATAAGCTTCAGGTGAAGGCATGTCCAATCGCTCCAAAGGACCAAAAAATCATCTAAAACTATCTAAAACATTAATTTATATAcgagttttcaaaaaaaatcatctgGTGAGTTGTCTAGAAGCAATCATCAAGAGAATCGCCCATGCAAATTTATAAAAGAGCATTCAGAAACCATGAACGATTATTTTAAAACTACTTCCCATTCAGGTCAAGATGATTTACCTGCCAGAAAGAGAAGAAGACAATCCCTTTGATGCATAAGAACTTTGCAAGCGGCTTGTGAGGTGCCAGCTCTTTAGCAAACAAGTGGTAGAAAAGAACCAAGGCATATAATGCCATGGAGACTGAAAAGTTCAGTATAATTGTAAACGTCCAGCTGACCCAGCTTGGGTACAGCCCAAGAAGCTGGAGGGTAATAATCAGAATGGAGCATACTGGCCTAATAACAACGAATTGCCAGGTCCAGTACTTCAGAAGCTTCAGTGTCTTGTGCTCCAATCGGACAGTGCGAGGCTGCCATAGTAGAGTGCATCAGATTACTAGTTCCTTTCAGCAAAGATAGAAATTCaatcaaccaaaacaaaagaaacctGTACACTCAAGtacaaactgagctgctaacaGTTAATGAAATTCTGATGTAGATTATAGGTGCAAGATATAACCGTTTAAGGAAGATGCAAAGCAAGTTGCCAGACACAGCATTATTTAAGTATATAGGCTGTGGCCTCTGGAAAACTAGAATTAAAGAAACTGGAATTCAAACACACCAAAAAAACATCTAAGTACACCAGAAAATTTGGAAAGCTGTTTACTGGCGAAACTGGATTTCAAATAGAAGACAAATGGTGTAAGATTACTAACCATTAAGTACATAGTTCAATCAGCCTATCTAAACTACACGAATAACTTTGCTAATTGAGAAGTGTAAATGTTCTTGTAAAGACTGGAAATAATTAGAGttcatctgaaaaaaaaatgacacaTCCTTCAACTCCATAAGGTTTCTTATAGATATCCCCAGGTATGGGCCTAACATAACTCACCATAACACAGGACACATCGCAAAAATTTAAGCACAGATTATAAAAGTTcagttataaaaaaaaagtattcTGTTCCAGGGAAT harbors:
- the LOC117841934 gene encoding uncharacterized protein — translated: MRAKQASKRSSRAPPRQLSDGSSIASSLAGASMDRKSSSSPAAASMAALAAAAAAGQSSSGHGQANGALSPKREEEDKKPAMLAAVGGASSSSPPVATRTVAASGGPSCQVERCAADLHDARRYYRRHKVCEPHSKALVVLIAGLRQRFCQQCSRFHELLEFDDNKHSCRRRLAGHNERRRKSSADRHGGGGGDQNGRSHPAGNPSRDHFQIG
- the LOC117845143 gene encoding uncharacterized protein, encoding MSLMSPFPGMDLSKMDASTLTLLGAAGGVMLSMHFTVQLVSQHLFYWKNPKEQKAILIIVLMAPLYAISSFVGLLDIQGSKTFFTFLDAVKECYEALVIAKFMALMYSYLNISISKNIVPDEIKGRVLHHSFPVSLFLPRTVRLEHKTLKLLKYWTWQFVVIRPVCSILIITLQLLGLYPSWVSWTFTIILNFSVSMALYALVLFYHLFAKELAPHKPLAKFLCIKGIVFFSFWQGIALNVLTEVGVIQSHHFWLDVEHIQEAIQNVLVILEMVVFSVIQQYAYHVAPYSGADRAKFEKKNE